Within Cucumis melo cultivar AY chromosome 4, USDA_Cmelo_AY_1.0, whole genome shotgun sequence, the genomic segment taaataataataaaacctaaaataaaatttgtccaaaaaatattttaagagCACACAACCTAACCACTCTATCtacattttctctttttccCTCCTCCTTTGAACCCTTTTCCCTTTTTGAGATAATTGTTAAAATGATTATGTCAAAGTCTTTAACAAATTACAGAACCAATAATGTCAACTTTATCTGATCAGGTGGAAGGTTGCATTTCCAATATTTTGGGAGATAAGATTCTCTCAAGTCATTGgactaaatgtttttttttttttgaccaTTAGTTGTAGAagattttaataatatattgatTAATCCAACCCCTACCCACTATTTGAATTGTCTTGTTGAGTTATACatgtaaataaaaattatatcaaCTCTTTGTTTTTCTAGTACAATAATCGTTGGTGCAAAGAGCTTCCACATATCTAATCTTTGTTGAAATTGGATGTTCTTattattatcgttattatttAGATAACGATATACAATAAAGTAATAAATTACTAAATAATCATTGATATTTGTAATTCTAAAAATAAGTAATGTTAAATAATCTTCAAAACCTTTTCTTCTAAGCAAGTTATTGAGAACTTAAAACAAAACGAGATCGGGTCGTTAGGTATTTAATCTTGAACCTTATACGTTACAACATATCAATTAAACATCAACACATAACTTTGAATACAAAGATTTGAATCTAGATCATTAAGAAGAAAAATGTATGTCAATTGTCGTTAAACTAAACTTCCTTTGATTTTAAAACATTGTTCTTTCAAACCGTCTTAAACACCAAAACACGTACATACATATGTACATATACGATCACATGGTGACCAAAGAAAAACCCTCAAACGTGACAGCATTTAAAGCCATGAAGTTTTTCACTTCTACAAATTCCCCCTTCCACCCCGCTCCCTTTCACCACATTCCCACAATCATCTTCATCACTCCACTCCCCCCAAAGAAAACAGAGTATAACAGAGCAATGGAAAATGGCAGAGACAACAAAAAGCCTCATACTTCTCCATTTCACCACAAGCCATGGAAGAAAGGTCCTTCGAGAGGCAAAGGTGGTCCTCAAAATGCCTCGTGCGAGTACCGCGGCGTACGACAACGCACTTGGGGCAAATGGGTTGCCGAGATTCGCGAGCCTAAGAAACGAACGAGGCTATGGCTTGGCTCTTTCTCCACTGCTGAAGAAGCTGCCATGGCTTATGATCAAGCTGCTACTAAGCTTTATGGGCCTCATGCTTATCTTAATCTTCCACATTTAGCTAATCATAATAACGATTCTAGTGATTATAAATCTAATTTGTTGAAATGGGTTCCTTCTAAAAACTTCATTTCTCTGTTTCCTCATACAAATCGGGCAGCTGCTGCCGTTGCAACAACTGGCAGCTTCATGAGTCTTCATCTCATACATCAAAGGCTTCAGCAGCTTAAACCTCCTCATTCCTTTCTTTCATCTAATTCCCTTTCTTCTCCTTCCAAGGTATTCtataaatttcttctttctttctttattaattttgaatttgaattttgatgTCGAAACATGGACGTAACATGCTCGTGAGTTTTTTAGTTCACTTTTGGAGAAATGTATAACATCATGGATGTGAGTTTCTTGAAGACAAAGACAAGCTTAACTTTGGAAATCAGTCTTGGAATTgaagtttaaatttttgaatttgTGTCATGAAAGTATTTGGAAAATATAAAAAGCATGTAATGGTGTGAAAAAGTATTATTAATATTAGATAGTTTAGTTATGGAtatttttatagatattttCATTGATATCAATACTTAAATCTTCGTTTCACCTACTTTTCTTTCTACAAGAAACTTGAAGACAAGGGCGAGAAAGAGAAAGACGAGGAAGCTTCTGTTAGAGAGGAGACGACAACGAAAACAACAGCAACGAGAAgtgtggaagaagaagagaagccaCAGATTGATCTAAATGAGTTTCTACAACAACTTGGGATTTTGAAAGAAGAGGATGAAAAATTAGAGATTGAATTAGAAGGAGAGAAAGGCAATGACAATAACAAAAACAATGACAATGACAATGACGATAGAGGATGTTGTTTGGGATCATCAGAAGTATCAAATAATTGTGATTATAGTG encodes:
- the LOC103486810 gene encoding dehydration-responsive element-binding protein 2F, translating into MYIYDHMVTKEKPSNVTAFKAMKFFTSTNSPFHPAPFHHIPTIIFITPLPPKKTEYNRAMENGRDNKKPHTSPFHHKPWKKGPSRGKGGPQNASCEYRGVRQRTWGKWVAEIREPKKRTRLWLGSFSTAEEAAMAYDQAATKLYGPHAYLNLPHLANHNNDSSDYKSNLLKWVPSKNFISLFPHTNRAAAAVATTGSFMSLHLIHQRLQQLKPPHSFLSSNSLSSPSKKLEDKGEKEKDEEASVREETTTKTTATRSVEEEEKPQIDLNEFLQQLGILKEEDEKLEIELEGEKGNDNNKNNDNDNDDRGCCLGSSEVSNNCDYSDEVEVLSDKSFNWDSIMEIHPNIEDNHFGNFQLYDHHFLNYEDDLSLPNSIWDFEEDHSTRIIH